One genomic region from Lycorma delicatula isolate Av1 chromosome 1, ASM4794821v1, whole genome shotgun sequence encodes:
- the LOC142317421 gene encoding protein O-mannosyl-transferase TMTC4-like: MEIQKEKNLESWDYFVPVPCLSRTKYILLIVLLSVGCFIISIDGQFVFDDSEAIVNNKDVKLTTPIGELFYNDFWGTRMNHSQSHKSYRPITILSFRFNTWLNNGILSPYQFRLLNILLHCIVCLLSKNVFELLMGGNCCKAANLCDIIFSIHPIHTEAGICFIYDVWIVNKLNVVNIYYHFLVKIILHYVMKD, encoded by the exons atggaaattcaaaaagaaaagaatcttgAATCATGGGATTATTTTGTTCCAGTTCCCT gttTATCAAgaaccaaatatattttattaatagtacttTTGTCAGTaggttgttttataatttcaattgatGGTCAGTTTGTATTTGATGATTCAGAAGCTATCGTTAATAACAAAGATGTTAAATTAACAACACCCATTGGAGAgttgttttataatgatttttggGGTACACGTATGAATCATAGTCAGAGTCATAAATCATATAGGCCTATTACAATATTATCATTCag GTTCAACACGTGGTTAAACAATGGAATATTGTCCCCCTATCAATTtagattacttaatattttattacattgtattgtttgtttattgtcaaaaaacgtttttgaattattaatgggTGGTAATTGTTGCAAAGCAGCAAATTTATGTGATATAATATTTAGCATTCATCCTATACACACCGAAGca GGTATTTGTTTCATCTATGATGTGTGGATTGTTAACAAATTAAACgtagttaatatatattatcattttttagtaaaaataattttacattacgtAATGAAAGATTAA